In Brevibacterium zhoupengii, the following are encoded in one genomic region:
- the trxA gene encoding thioredoxin, producing MSTEVTDATFEETVLKSDKPVLVDFWAPWCGPCRMVSPIVDQIAEENTEKLNVVKVNTDENLETASKYGITSIPALYVFKDGEVAKTIIGARPKPALEDELSDFI from the coding sequence ATGTCGACAGAAGTCACTGACGCCACGTTCGAAGAGACCGTATTGAAGTCCGACAAGCCGGTCCTGGTCGATTTCTGGGCACCCTGGTGCGGCCCGTGCCGTATGGTCAGCCCCATTGTTGATCAGATCGCGGAAGAGAACACCGAGAAGCTCAACGTGGTCAAGGTCAACACAGACGAGAACCTCGAGACTGCGAGCAAGTACGGAATCACCTCGATTCCGGCCCTCTATGTCTTCAAAGATGGTGAGGTAGCCAAGACCATCATCGGCGCCCGGCCAAAGCCGGCGCTTGAAGATGAGCTCTCCGACTTCATCTGA
- the trxB gene encoding thioredoxin-disulfide reductase has product MTDTQLVIIGSGPAGYTAAVYAARANLSPVVIAGSVTAGGELMNTTDVENYPGFPAGVQGPELMESMREQAEKFGAEVIYDDVSSLKLEPGAHQIETALGARYTAQAVILATGSAYRELNLPNEKKLSGHGVSWCATCDGFFFRDQHIAVIGGGDSALEEATFLTRFASKVTLIHRRQELRASQAMQDRAAADEKLEYLLDSEVAEIHGEDSLTGLTVRNTVTGDTSELPVTGMFVAIGSDPRTSLFGDQLSLRPDGYLNVEGRTSKTAIEGVFAAGDVIDSVYRQAITAAGSGCSAALDAEHYLADLEAVAKQAEAVTADVSETAAPVAS; this is encoded by the coding sequence ATGACTGATACACAATTGGTGATCATCGGGTCGGGTCCGGCCGGATACACCGCGGCCGTCTACGCGGCTCGTGCGAATCTTTCGCCCGTAGTCATTGCGGGTTCTGTGACAGCCGGTGGTGAACTCATGAACACCACTGATGTCGAGAACTACCCAGGTTTCCCCGCCGGTGTGCAAGGCCCGGAGCTCATGGAGAGCATGCGCGAGCAGGCTGAGAAGTTCGGTGCCGAGGTCATCTACGATGACGTCTCGAGCCTCAAGCTTGAACCAGGTGCTCATCAGATCGAAACGGCCCTCGGGGCCCGGTACACAGCTCAGGCCGTCATCCTCGCGACCGGTTCGGCATACCGCGAGCTCAACCTTCCGAATGAGAAGAAACTGTCCGGCCACGGTGTCAGCTGGTGCGCAACCTGCGACGGCTTCTTCTTCCGGGACCAGCACATCGCCGTGATCGGCGGTGGCGACTCCGCCCTCGAGGAAGCAACATTCCTCACGCGTTTCGCATCCAAGGTGACGCTGATCCACCGCCGCCAGGAGCTTCGAGCTTCGCAGGCGATGCAGGACAGAGCGGCAGCCGATGAGAAGCTCGAGTACCTCCTCGACAGCGAAGTGGCCGAAATACACGGTGAAGACTCGTTGACCGGCCTCACTGTCCGCAACACCGTCACAGGCGACACCTCCGAACTGCCCGTGACGGGCATGTTCGTAGCCATCGGCTCGGATCCGCGTACCAGCCTCTTCGGAGACCAGCTCTCACTGCGGCCTGACGGCTATCTCAATGTCGAAGGACGAACCTCCAAGACCGCGATCGAGGGTGTCTTCGCCGCCGGCGATGTCATCGATTCGGTGTACAGGCAGGCCATCACGGCTGCAGGATCGGGCTGCTCGGCAGCACTTGACGCTGAGCACTACCTTGCCGATCTGGAAGCAGTAGCAAAGCAGGCCGAAGCTGTCACGGCAGACGTCTCTGAAACCGCGGCGCCAGTCGCCTCCTGA